One stretch of Gemmatimonadaceae bacterium DNA includes these proteins:
- a CDS encoding sodium-translocating pyrophosphatase: MHRMDTVFRRALPLLMALLLAVVAGSLAAPAAHAQTPGAAVAAPPTAVVAAPPAAAVATPAPQEAGGEANLKVPDLSTVNFLGTPGHKLLMYGLIVCAFGFVFGITIFNQLKRLPVHESMREVSELIYETCKTYLITQGKFLMILEVFIGLVMILYFGVLQHMEPLRVAIILAFSVLGIAGSYGVAWFGIRVNTFANSRTAFASLKGKPYPCYSIPLRAGMSIGMLLISVELTMMLFILLFVPGDYAGPCFIGFAIGESLGASALRIAGGIFTKIADIGSDLMKIVFNIKEDDARNPGVIADCTGDNAGDSVGPSADGFETYGVTGVALITFILLAVKDPTVKIQLLVWIFVMRIVMIIASGISYLVNESFARAKYQHADDMNYEAPLTSLVWLTSIISVALTFLVSYLVIPDLSGNPTFWWKLSAVITCGTLAGAIIPEFVKVFTSVSSKHVAEVVESSKQGGASLNILSGLVAGNFSAFWMGITMVALMGAGYMVSLHGFDMLMLAPAVFAFGLVAFGFLGMGPVTIAVDSYGPVTDNAQSVFELSTIEQIPNIAADLKSQYGFDVNFERAKHLLEENDGAGNTFKATAKPVLIGTAVVGATTMIFSIIVALTAGLTQNLDKLSMLHPPFLLGLITGGAIIYWFTGASIQAVTTGAYRAVEYIKANINLESTEKASVKDSKAVVEICTKYAQKGMWNIFLAVFFATLAFAFVEPYYFIGYLISIAVFGLYQAIFMANAGGAWDNAKKIVEVTLKQKGTELHAATVVGDTVGDPFKDTSSVALNPIIKFTTLFGLLAVELAVSMTAQRGAMFTRGFAAAFFLVALVFIWRSFYRMRIEVEPA, translated from the coding sequence ATGCATCGGATGGACACCGTATTTCGCCGTGCCCTACCCCTGCTGATGGCGCTGCTGCTGGCCGTGGTCGCGGGAAGTCTCGCCGCGCCGGCCGCGCACGCCCAGACGCCGGGCGCCGCTGTGGCGGCGCCCCCCACCGCCGTCGTTGCCGCGCCGCCGGCGGCTGCCGTCGCAACGCCGGCTCCGCAGGAGGCCGGTGGCGAGGCCAACCTCAAGGTTCCCGACCTGTCGACCGTGAATTTCCTGGGCACGCCCGGCCACAAGCTGCTGATGTACGGGCTGATCGTCTGCGCCTTTGGCTTCGTGTTCGGCATCACGATCTTCAACCAGCTCAAGCGGCTTCCCGTGCACGAGTCGATGCGCGAGGTGTCGGAGCTGATCTACGAGACGTGCAAGACCTACCTGATCACGCAGGGCAAGTTCCTGATGATTCTGGAAGTCTTCATCGGGCTCGTCATGATCCTGTACTTCGGCGTGCTGCAGCATATGGAGCCGCTGCGCGTGGCGATCATTCTCGCCTTCAGCGTGCTCGGCATTGCCGGCAGCTATGGCGTGGCGTGGTTCGGTATCCGGGTGAACACGTTCGCCAACTCGCGCACGGCGTTCGCCTCGCTCAAGGGCAAGCCGTACCCGTGCTATTCCATTCCGCTCCGCGCGGGCATGAGCATCGGCATGCTGCTCATCAGCGTCGAACTGACGATGATGCTATTCATCCTGCTGTTCGTGCCCGGCGACTACGCGGGGCCGTGTTTCATCGGCTTCGCGATCGGTGAGTCGCTGGGCGCCTCGGCGCTCCGCATCGCCGGCGGCATCTTCACGAAGATCGCGGATATCGGCTCCGACCTCATGAAGATCGTCTTCAACATCAAGGAAGACGACGCGCGCAATCCCGGCGTGATCGCCGACTGCACGGGCGACAACGCCGGCGACTCGGTGGGCCCGAGCGCCGACGGCTTCGAGACGTACGGCGTGACCGGCGTCGCGCTCATCACGTTCATCCTGCTCGCGGTCAAGGATCCGACCGTCAAGATCCAGCTCCTCGTGTGGATCTTCGTGATGCGCATCGTCATGATCATCGCCAGCGGCATCTCGTATCTCGTCAACGAATCGTTCGCCAGGGCCAAGTACCAGCATGCCGACGACATGAACTACGAGGCGCCACTCACGTCGCTGGTGTGGCTCACGTCGATCATCTCGGTGGCCCTCACGTTCCTCGTGTCGTACCTCGTGATTCCCGACCTGAGCGGCAACCCCACTTTCTGGTGGAAACTGTCGGCGGTCATCACCTGCGGCACGCTCGCGGGCGCGATCATCCCCGAGTTCGTGAAGGTGTTCACGTCGGTCAGTTCCAAGCACGTGGCCGAAGTGGTGGAATCGTCCAAACAGGGTGGGGCGTCGCTCAACATCCTGTCCGGCCTCGTGGCCGGCAACTTCAGCGCGTTCTGGATGGGCATCACCATGGTCGCCCTCATGGGCGCGGGCTACATGGTCAGCCTCCACGGCTTCGACATGCTGATGCTGGCGCCGGCGGTGTTCGCCTTCGGCCTCGTCGCGTTCGGCTTCCTAGGCATGGGGCCGGTGACCATCGCCGTCGACTCCTACGGTCCGGTCACCGACAACGCGCAGTCGGTGTTCGAACTCTCGACCATCGAGCAGATCCCCAACATCGCCGCCGATCTCAAGAGCCAGTACGGGTTCGACGTGAACTTCGAGCGTGCCAAGCACCTGCTCGAGGAGAACGACGGCGCGGGTAACACCTTCAAGGCCACGGCAAAGCCGGTGCTCATCGGCACCGCGGTGGTCGGCGCCACGACGATGATCTTCTCGATCATCGTGGCGCTCACGGCCGGCCTCACGCAGAACCTCGACAAGCTGTCGATGCTGCATCCCCCGTTCCTGCTCGGTCTGATCACGGGCGGGGCCATCATCTACTGGTTCACGGGCGCGTCGATCCAGGCCGTGACCACCGGCGCCTACCGCGCGGTGGAATACATCAAGGCCAACATCAATCTCGAGAGCACCGAGAAGGCGTCGGTCAAGGACAGCAAGGCCGTGGTGGAGATCTGCACGAAGTACGCCCAGAAGGGCATGTGGAACATCTTCCTCGCCGTGTTCTTCGCCACGCTCGCCTTCGCATTCGTGGAGCCGTACTACTTCATCGGCTATCTGATCTCGATCGCGGTGTTCGGGCTGTATCAGGCCATCTTCATGGCCAACGCCGGCGGCGCCTGGGACAACGCAAAGAAGATCGTCGAGGTGACCCTCAAGCAGAAAGGCACGGAGCTGCACGCGGCGACGGTGGTCGGCGACACGGTGGGCGATCCGTTCAAGGACACCTCGTCGGTGGCGCTCAATCCGATCATCAAGTTCACGACGCTCTTCGGCCTCCTGGCCGTGGAGCTCGCGGTGTCGATGACGGCCCAGCGCGGCGCGATGTTCACCCGTGGATTCGCCGCGGCCTTCTTCCTGGTCGCCCTCGTCTTCATCTGGCGCTCCTTCTACCGCATGCGCATCGAGGTGGAGCCGGCGTGA
- a CDS encoding amino acid permease: MNSLFARKSVADFEADVAEHGGLKRSLGKWHLTALGVGATIGAGIFATTGTAIVGDSLRPGAGPAIIFSFILTAVACGFAALCYAEFAAMVPVSGSAYTYAYASIGEFVAWIIGWDLIIEYAVGNIGVAIGWSGYFRELVGHFGINLPAWTATDYRSAHDAFNQLTSAGASGVDATTKYLASAWTAAPHPFGIPVIVNLPAVLVVALITVILVIGIKESADANNAMVLLKVAIILFFIGVGIFLIHPHNWTNPATGGFNPNGVKGISAAAAIIFFSYIGFDAVSTAAEETRDPPKDMPFGIIMSLVICTVLYIAISIVMTGMAPWKTLGTAEPMITALQFAQGPAALINASRFIVSLGAVIAMGSVLLVFQLGQPRIFFSMSRDGLLPPVLAKVHPKYKTPYVGTILTGIFVAAFAAFANIAEVVDLTNIGTLFAFVLVSAGVIFLRRLEPDRYRPFRVPWVPLTPLISIVACFYLMWQLPTITWIRFGVWLVIGLVLYFTYGYTHSTLRLREAARGDRA; this comes from the coding sequence ATGAATTCGCTGTTCGCGAGGAAGTCGGTCGCCGATTTCGAGGCCGACGTCGCCGAGCACGGCGGGCTCAAGCGCTCGCTCGGCAAATGGCATCTGACGGCGCTCGGCGTCGGCGCCACGATCGGCGCCGGCATCTTCGCGACCACGGGCACGGCGATCGTCGGCGACTCCCTCCGTCCCGGCGCCGGCCCGGCCATCATCTTCTCATTCATCCTCACCGCCGTGGCCTGCGGCTTCGCGGCGCTGTGCTACGCCGAGTTCGCGGCCATGGTGCCGGTATCCGGCTCGGCGTACACGTACGCGTACGCGTCGATCGGCGAGTTCGTGGCCTGGATCATCGGCTGGGACCTGATCATCGAGTACGCGGTGGGCAACATCGGCGTGGCCATCGGCTGGTCCGGGTACTTCCGCGAACTGGTGGGCCATTTCGGGATCAACCTCCCGGCCTGGACGGCCACCGACTACCGGTCGGCGCACGACGCGTTCAATCAACTGACCTCGGCAGGCGCGTCCGGCGTGGACGCCACCACGAAATACCTCGCCTCTGCATGGACGGCGGCGCCGCACCCGTTCGGCATTCCGGTGATCGTCAACCTCCCGGCCGTGCTCGTGGTGGCCCTGATCACGGTGATTCTCGTGATCGGCATCAAGGAATCGGCCGACGCCAACAACGCGATGGTGCTGCTCAAGGTGGCGATCATCCTGTTCTTCATCGGCGTCGGCATCTTCCTCATCCACCCGCACAATTGGACCAACCCGGCCACCGGCGGATTCAATCCCAACGGCGTCAAGGGTATCAGCGCCGCGGCGGCGATCATCTTCTTCAGCTATATCGGCTTCGACGCCGTGTCCACGGCCGCTGAAGAGACCAGGGATCCGCCCAAGGACATGCCGTTCGGCATCATCATGAGCCTCGTCATCTGCACGGTGCTCTACATCGCCATCTCGATCGTCATGACGGGCATGGCGCCGTGGAAGACGCTCGGGACGGCGGAGCCGATGATCACGGCGCTCCAGTTCGCCCAGGGCCCGGCGGCCCTCATCAACGCGTCGCGGTTCATCGTGTCACTCGGCGCCGTCATCGCCATGGGGAGCGTGCTGCTCGTCTTCCAACTCGGCCAGCCGCGCATCTTCTTTTCGATGTCGCGCGACGGATTGCTGCCGCCAGTGCTGGCCAAGGTTCACCCGAAGTACAAGACGCCGTACGTGGGCACGATCCTCACCGGCATCTTCGTGGCCGCCTTCGCCGCCTTCGCCAATATCGCGGAAGTGGTGGACCTCACCAACATCGGGACGCTCTTCGCGTTCGTGCTCGTGTCGGCCGGCGTGATCTTCCTGCGCCGCCTCGAGCCAGACCGCTACCGGCCGTTCCGCGTGCCTTGGGTGCCCCTCACTCCGCTCATTTCGATCGTCGCCTGCTTCTACCTGATGTGGCAGCTGCCGACGATCACCTGGATCAGGTTCGGGGTCTGGTTGGTGATCGGACTCGTCCTCTACTTCACCTACGGCTACACCCACTCCACGCTGCGCCTCCGCGAAGCGGCGCGGGGCGACCGGGCGTGA
- a CDS encoding dicarboxylate/amino acid:cation symporter — MTDGAGQGPTPLGGHRPGGVPTAPPARRSFLRRISLSQWILISMVVGIFIGWAYPESARAQHGWAAPDLKIWATLFLRMIKSLIVPLIFGTLVVGIAGHGDDMKRVGKLALRSIIYFEVVTTLALVVGLAVVNIVKPGSGVRLGAPDAAAESALTGTHATFSNVLVHTVPQSFFEAAANNEVLQIVFFAIIFAVALSQVPSGGAKSAMLAFCDGLSQVMFKFTGIVMKFAPIGIGAAIAVTVGTSGMDVLRQLAVLVLSLYAALIIFAVAVLLPVALVFKVPIRRFVAAVKEPWLIAFTTASSEAALPLAMERMEEMGVPRRIVAFVIPTGYSFNLDGTTLYLALASVFVAQAAGVHMTVGTQIVMMLTLMLTSKGVAGVPRAALVILSGALTQFNLPLEGVAILLGVDAFMDMARTSINVLGNCLASAVMARVEGELPAAGTERRAA; from the coding sequence GTGACGGATGGCGCGGGGCAGGGGCCGACGCCGCTGGGCGGGCATCGCCCCGGCGGTGTTCCGACGGCGCCGCCCGCGCGCCGCAGCTTCCTCCGCCGCATCAGCCTTTCGCAGTGGATCCTCATCTCGATGGTCGTCGGCATTTTCATCGGATGGGCGTATCCCGAGAGCGCCAGGGCGCAGCACGGGTGGGCGGCCCCCGATCTCAAGATCTGGGCGACGCTCTTTCTTCGCATGATCAAGTCGCTCATCGTGCCCCTCATCTTCGGCACGCTGGTGGTCGGCATTGCCGGCCATGGCGACGATATGAAACGCGTGGGCAAGCTCGCCCTCCGGTCGATCATCTACTTCGAGGTCGTGACCACGCTGGCGCTCGTGGTGGGGCTCGCCGTGGTCAACATCGTGAAGCCGGGATCCGGCGTGCGGTTGGGCGCTCCCGACGCTGCGGCCGAGAGCGCGCTGACGGGCACGCACGCCACGTTCAGCAACGTCCTCGTGCACACCGTGCCGCAGAGTTTCTTCGAGGCCGCCGCCAACAACGAAGTACTGCAGATCGTCTTCTTCGCGATCATCTTCGCCGTGGCGCTCTCCCAGGTGCCGTCGGGCGGCGCCAAGAGCGCCATGCTCGCGTTCTGCGACGGGCTCTCCCAGGTGATGTTCAAATTCACGGGCATCGTGATGAAATTCGCGCCCATCGGTATCGGCGCGGCGATCGCGGTGACCGTGGGGACGAGCGGCATGGACGTGCTGCGCCAACTGGCCGTGCTCGTGCTCTCGCTGTACGCGGCGCTGATCATCTTCGCCGTTGCCGTGCTCCTGCCCGTGGCCCTGGTGTTCAAGGTGCCGATCAGGCGGTTCGTCGCCGCGGTCAAGGAACCGTGGCTCATCGCGTTCACCACCGCCTCGTCCGAGGCCGCGCTGCCGCTGGCCATGGAGCGCATGGAGGAGATGGGGGTGCCGCGCCGCATCGTGGCGTTCGTGATCCCCACCGGCTACTCGTTCAATCTCGACGGCACCACGCTGTATCTGGCGCTCGCCTCGGTGTTCGTGGCCCAGGCCGCCGGGGTGCACATGACGGTGGGCACGCAGATCGTCATGATGCTCACGCTGATGCTCACCAGCAAAGGCGTGGCCGGTGTGCCGCGCGCCGCGCTCGTGATCCTCTCCGGGGCACTGACCCAGTTCAACCTGCCGCTCGAGGGTGTGGCCATCCTGCTCGGCGTGGACGCATTCATGGACATGGCGCGCACGTCCATCAACGTGCTGGGCAATTGCCTGGCGTCGGCGGTGATGGCGCGCGTCGAGGGGGAACTGCCGGCCGCGGGAACGGAGCGGCGCGCGGCCTAG
- a CDS encoding BadF/BadG/BcrA/BcrD ATPase family protein has translation MTAYVIGIDGGGSKTTALLADEQGHAIVEVTGVASAVRSGGVDASADAIAAVVRSALAQAGIDETPRVVCAGVAGTGREALRLELWEALTARQIADEVVIHTDVAVAFDDAFPHGPGILLLAGTGSVALGRGPTGATARCGGWGPDFGDEGGGAWIGRRALSIVAAASDGREPETALTGAILTATESPDVTDLISWGADASPARLATLAPVVFQVADTGDLRANALLDIATEELALHARALARQLFTDERAAVPIALTGGLLGARMPLRKRLTHRLKHAVPGAQVRLDEVVGARGAVRSAMHFLGNAV, from the coding sequence ATGACGGCATACGTAATCGGCATCGACGGCGGGGGCAGCAAGACGACCGCGCTGCTGGCGGACGAGCAGGGCCACGCCATCGTGGAAGTGACGGGCGTCGCGAGCGCCGTACGCTCGGGGGGCGTGGACGCGAGCGCTGATGCCATTGCGGCCGTGGTGCGCAGTGCGCTGGCCCAGGCCGGCATTGACGAAACGCCGCGCGTCGTGTGCGCGGGGGTTGCCGGCACGGGGCGCGAGGCGCTGCGGCTCGAACTCTGGGAGGCGCTCACGGCGCGCCAGATCGCCGACGAGGTCGTGATCCATACCGATGTCGCGGTGGCGTTCGACGACGCGTTCCCGCACGGCCCGGGCATTCTCCTGCTCGCCGGCACAGGCTCGGTGGCTCTCGGGCGCGGCCCTACGGGAGCCACGGCGCGGTGCGGCGGCTGGGGCCCCGACTTCGGCGACGAAGGCGGTGGCGCCTGGATCGGGCGGCGCGCGCTCTCCATCGTGGCTGCGGCGAGCGACGGCCGCGAGCCGGAGACGGCGCTCACCGGCGCCATTCTCACGGCCACCGAGTCGCCCGACGTCACCGACCTGATCAGCTGGGGCGCCGATGCGTCGCCGGCCAGGCTGGCCACCCTGGCGCCCGTGGTGTTCCAGGTGGCCGACACCGGCGACCTCCGGGCCAATGCGCTGCTCGACATCGCCACGGAAGAACTGGCGCTCCATGCGCGCGCCCTGGCCCGGCAACTGTTCACCGACGAGCGGGCCGCCGTGCCGATCGCTCTCACCGGCGGATTGCTCGGCGCGCGGATGCCGCTGCGCAAGCGACTGACCCACCGTCTGAAGCACGCGGTGCCCGGGGCGCAGGTGCGCCTGGACGAAGTGGTGGGAGCGCGGGGGGCGGTGCGGTCGGCGATGCACTTCCTGGGCAACGCGGTGTAG
- a CDS encoding sodium:solute symporter: protein MSRGFTLLDAVVLVAYLAGTTAFGIWLGRRQKSAKDYFVAGRDIPWPAVMFSVVATETSALTFISVPGLAYIGNLGFLQVVAGYLLGRIALAFTLLPRYYQGEIVTAYAMLEQRFGLATRRFTSVVFMGTRAMADSVRVFATAIPVAMILSGTGAVPPRYMMPAAILVLGALTVLYTYKGGMRAVVWTELIQAGIYVFGGLVALVLLGRAAPGGWPAIWHSAGAAGKLHMIDWYTGFDRPYTMLAGLLGGGFLSMASHGADQLIVQRLLSARSLRDAQKAVIGSGVVVIAQMALFLIIGVGLWAHFAGRPFSTPDDVFPTFIIQAMPPGLLGLVVAAIVAATMSTHSAAINALAASATHDIYLPLTGHSASDPGTLRVGKLFALFWGVVLTAGALAFRQQGTPVVVIALSIASFTYGGLLGGFFLALFVPRAAQRDAILGMSVGITAMAVVVFAKPLASAYPSLAAMLGPLGAIAWPWYVLIGTTITLLTGTLSSLTRPGPRAARV, encoded by the coding sequence TTGAGTCGCGGTTTTACCCTTCTCGACGCCGTCGTCCTCGTCGCATATCTCGCGGGGACGACGGCGTTCGGCATCTGGCTCGGACGCCGCCAGAAGAGCGCCAAGGACTATTTCGTGGCCGGCCGCGACATCCCGTGGCCGGCCGTCATGTTCTCGGTGGTCGCCACCGAGACCAGCGCCCTCACGTTCATCAGCGTTCCCGGATTGGCGTACATCGGCAATCTGGGGTTCCTGCAAGTGGTGGCCGGCTACCTGCTGGGGCGCATCGCGCTGGCCTTCACCCTGCTGCCCCGCTACTACCAGGGCGAGATCGTCACCGCCTATGCGATGCTCGAACAGCGCTTCGGCCTGGCCACCCGGCGCTTCACGTCGGTGGTGTTCATGGGCACGCGCGCCATGGCCGACTCGGTGCGCGTATTCGCGACGGCGATTCCCGTGGCGATGATCCTCAGCGGCACGGGCGCGGTGCCACCGCGGTACATGATGCCGGCAGCGATCCTCGTCCTCGGCGCGCTCACCGTGCTGTACACGTACAAGGGCGGCATGCGCGCCGTGGTGTGGACGGAGCTGATCCAGGCGGGCATCTACGTGTTCGGCGGGCTGGTGGCGCTCGTGCTGCTCGGGCGCGCCGCGCCGGGGGGATGGCCGGCCATCTGGCACTCGGCGGGCGCGGCAGGCAAGCTGCACATGATCGACTGGTATACGGGATTCGACCGGCCGTACACCATGCTGGCCGGATTGCTCGGCGGCGGATTCCTGTCCATGGCGTCGCACGGCGCCGACCAGTTGATCGTGCAGCGGTTGCTCTCGGCCCGTTCGCTGCGCGACGCGCAGAAGGCGGTGATCGGCAGTGGAGTGGTGGTGATCGCGCAGATGGCTCTCTTCCTCATCATCGGCGTGGGTCTCTGGGCCCACTTCGCCGGCCGCCCCTTCTCCACCCCCGACGACGTGTTCCCGACGTTCATCATCCAGGCCATGCCGCCGGGGCTATTAGGACTGGTGGTGGCGGCGATCGTCGCGGCCACGATGAGCACGCACTCGGCCGCGATCAATGCGCTGGCCGCCTCGGCCACGCACGACATCTACCTGCCGCTCACCGGCCACTCGGCATCCGACCCCGGCACGTTGCGCGTGGGCAAGCTGTTCGCGCTGTTCTGGGGCGTAGTGCTGACGGCGGGCGCGTTGGCTTTTCGCCAGCAGGGAACGCCGGTGGTCGTGATCGCCCTTTCGATCGCATCGTTCACATACGGCGGCCTGCTGGGAGGTTTCTTCCTGGCGCTGTTCGTTCCCCGGGCCGCCCAGCGCGACGCGATCCTCGGCATGTCGGTGGGGATCACGGCGATGGCGGTGGTGGTGTTCGCGAAACCACTGGCCAGTGCGTATCCTTCCCTCGCTGCGATGCTCGGCCCGCTGGGGGCGATCGCGTGGCCGTGGTACGTGCTGATCGGCACGACCATCACCCTGCTCACCGGAACTCTTTCGTCGCTCACGCGCCCCGGCCCGCGAGCGGCGCGGGTATGA
- a CDS encoding iron-sulfur cluster assembly accessory protein — translation MSTAQQPDVMVVVTDVASTEVKKFMDQEGVDPTVGGLRVSVQPGGCSGFKYGLLIEDAAADDDFVVDQGGWRVLVDPFSAQYLNGVTIDYVSSMQGSGFTFKNPNATGGCGCGSSFTA, via the coding sequence ATGAGCACGGCACAGCAACCCGACGTGATGGTGGTCGTCACCGACGTCGCCAGCACCGAGGTCAAGAAGTTCATGGATCAGGAAGGCGTCGATCCCACGGTGGGCGGCCTTCGCGTGAGCGTACAGCCGGGCGGGTGCAGCGGGTTCAAGTACGGCCTGCTCATCGAGGACGCGGCGGCGGACGACGATTTCGTGGTGGACCAGGGCGGCTGGCGCGTGCTGGTCGATCCATTCTCGGCGCAGTACCTCAACGGGGTGACCATCGACTACGTGTCGTCGATGCAGGGCTCCGGTTTCACATTCAAGAATCCGAACGCGACTGGCGGGTGCGGATGCGGTAGCTCGTTCACCGCTTGA
- a CDS encoding serine hydrolase domain-containing protein — MRHLPSARAWTPFAAALLALPHPAYAQGGPSAPTVSSATVGRALSDTLRLVLDAAVRDHAFPGAYAVVGNHAGIVAEYGAGHLDWDPSPRPDAHAMWDLASLTKVVGMTSAMMQLVEQGKVSLDAPVQRYLPEWTGPHKAEVTVRELLTHTSGLPAFRAYDRITTNGDSIAKLMMAEPLEALPGTRFVYSDIGAYLAGKIVERVSGERLDRYLAAHVFGPLGMHDTMYNPPDSLRPRIAPTEVDPRRGGKLRGKVHDERAYYLGGISAHAGLFSSGYDLARFAEMYLNGGALGPVRVVRRQTIIAFTTVQDRALSNRALGWEKPNGTNSAGHLMSPAAFGHTGFTGTSIWIDPAQDLFIVLLTNRVDPTRANSKIGPVRIEVADAVETVLDRVERAAAVQSTGGSH, encoded by the coding sequence ATGCGTCACCTTCCTAGTGCCCGGGCGTGGACTCCTTTCGCCGCGGCGTTACTCGCCCTGCCCCACCCCGCGTACGCCCAGGGGGGGCCATCCGCCCCCACGGTGTCGTCGGCGACGGTCGGACGCGCCCTGTCCGACACGCTCCGGCTCGTGCTCGACGCAGCCGTGCGGGACCACGCCTTTCCCGGCGCGTATGCCGTGGTCGGCAATCACGCCGGAATCGTGGCCGAGTACGGCGCCGGGCACCTCGACTGGGATCCGTCGCCCCGCCCCGATGCGCACGCCATGTGGGACCTGGCGTCGCTGACCAAAGTCGTGGGGATGACGTCGGCGATGATGCAGTTGGTGGAGCAAGGCAAGGTGTCGTTGGACGCGCCGGTCCAACGTTACCTCCCGGAATGGACCGGCCCGCACAAGGCCGAGGTCACCGTCCGGGAGCTGCTCACTCACACATCGGGACTCCCCGCCTTCCGCGCCTACGATCGCATCACCACCAACGGGGACAGCATCGCCAAGTTGATGATGGCCGAACCGCTCGAGGCGCTGCCCGGGACGAGATTCGTGTACAGCGACATCGGCGCGTATCTGGCGGGGAAGATCGTGGAACGGGTGTCGGGCGAGCGCCTCGACCGGTACCTGGCCGCGCACGTGTTCGGGCCGCTCGGCATGCACGACACCATGTACAACCCGCCCGACTCACTGCGGCCGCGCATCGCGCCCACCGAGGTCGATCCGCGGCGCGGCGGCAAGCTGCGCGGCAAGGTGCACGACGAGCGGGCGTACTATCTGGGTGGCATTTCGGCGCACGCCGGGCTGTTCAGCAGCGGGTACGATCTTGCCCGCTTCGCCGAAATGTACCTGAACGGCGGGGCGCTGGGTCCCGTGCGGGTGGTCCGTCGGCAGACGATCATCGCATTCACCACCGTCCAGGATCGGGCGCTTTCCAACCGCGCCCTGGGATGGGAAAAGCCCAATGGGACCAACTCGGCCGGCCACCTGATGTCGCCGGCGGCGTTCGGCCACACCGGGTTCACGGGCACCTCGATCTGGATCGATCCGGCGCAGGACCTGTTCATTGTGCTCCTCACCAACCGTGTGGACCCCACGCGGGCGAACAGCAAGATCGGGCCGGTGCGCATCGAGGTGGCCGATGCCGTGGAGACGGTGCTCGACCGGGTGGAGCGAGCGGCGGCGGTGCAAAGCACGGGCGGCTCGCACTGA
- a CDS encoding CDP-alcohol phosphatidyltransferase family protein, whose protein sequence is MKILPDWLKNGYLRLIDPVADWCVRHGVHPNTITVIGTACTVTGGVVYGTGHISVGGFFLGLTAIFDVLDGTVARRSNTASTFGAFLDSTLDRLADGFVLGGLAVFYALNSVHHSWASVPMVVMCLLGLIGSFLTSYTRARAEALGIDAKVGMLQRPERVVLLSVPQAFFGLALDGVVLAVIIVVLTVTAWITVYQRVMCVYHATTPTDAPSSAGSGQPSAPLSTPSYDAHPLLKGD, encoded by the coding sequence ATGAAGATTCTGCCGGACTGGCTGAAGAACGGATACCTGCGCCTCATCGATCCCGTCGCGGATTGGTGTGTCCGACACGGTGTGCACCCGAATACCATCACGGTGATCGGGACCGCGTGCACGGTAACGGGTGGAGTGGTGTACGGCACCGGGCATATCAGTGTGGGCGGGTTCTTTCTGGGGCTCACGGCCATCTTCGACGTACTCGACGGGACGGTCGCGCGCCGGTCCAACACCGCCTCGACGTTCGGGGCCTTCCTGGATTCCACGCTCGACCGGCTGGCCGACGGGTTCGTGCTCGGCGGACTGGCAGTGTTCTACGCGTTGAATTCGGTGCACCACTCATGGGCGAGCGTTCCGATGGTCGTGATGTGCCTGCTCGGGCTCATCGGCTCGTTCCTCACCTCGTACACCCGGGCGCGGGCTGAGGCGTTGGGAATCGACGCGAAGGTGGGCATGCTGCAGCGGCCGGAGCGCGTCGTGTTACTCTCGGTTCCGCAAGCGTTCTTCGGCCTGGCTCTTGACGGGGTCGTGCTGGCCGTCATCATCGTGGTCCTGACCGTCACGGCCTGGATCACCGTCTATCAGCGTGTGATGTGCGTCTACCACGCCACCACACCCACGGATGCTCCGTCGTCGGCGGGTTCCGGACAGCCATCGGCACCGCTGTCCACGCCGTCGTACGACGCGCATCCCTTGCTCAAAGGAGATTAA